The following proteins are co-located in the uncultured Propionivibrio sp. genome:
- a CDS encoding methyltransferase domain-containing protein, translating to MAWNPEQYLKFSQPRFRPAQDLLARVTADAPQTVVDLGCGAGNVTQMLAGRWNAARITGIDSSAEMIAEAAKLPGNIAWQEQSIAAWQADAPVDVIYSNAALHWLGDHATLFPQLMRQLAPGGTLAVQMPRNFGAPSHTLIWETVAARPWKGNFGHIPRQSPVAEPRFYYECIAPAAAHIDIWETEYLQVLEGKDPVKEWTKGTWLKQFLDALDAAERADFEEDYAKRLRAAYPTLADGKTLFPFRRLFIVATRV from the coding sequence ATGGCCTGGAATCCCGAGCAATACCTGAAGTTCTCGCAACCGCGTTTCCGTCCGGCGCAGGACCTGCTGGCGCGCGTCACGGCCGACGCGCCGCAGACCGTCGTCGATCTCGGCTGCGGCGCCGGTAACGTCACCCAGATGCTGGCCGGTCGCTGGAACGCGGCGCGCATCACCGGCATCGACAGCTCCGCCGAGATGATCGCCGAAGCCGCCAAGCTGCCGGGCAACATCGCCTGGCAGGAGCAAAGCATCGCCGCCTGGCAGGCCGACGCGCCGGTCGACGTCATCTACTCGAACGCCGCGCTGCACTGGCTCGGCGATCACGCGACGCTGTTCCCGCAACTGATGCGGCAACTCGCGCCCGGCGGCACGCTGGCCGTGCAGATGCCGCGCAACTTCGGCGCGCCCTCGCACACGCTGATCTGGGAAACCGTCGCCGCCCGGCCGTGGAAAGGCAATTTCGGCCACATTCCGCGTCAGTCGCCGGTGGCCGAGCCGCGTTTCTATTACGAATGCATCGCCCCGGCGGCGGCGCACATCGACATCTGGGAGACCGAGTACCTGCAGGTACTCGAAGGCAAGGACCCGGTCAAGGAATGGACCAAGGGTACCTGGCTCAAGCAGTTCCTCGATGCGCTCGACGCGGCCGAACGCGCCGACTTCGAGGAGGACTATGCCAAGCGCCTGCGCGCGGCCTACCCGACGCTGGCCGATGGCAAGACGCTGTTTCCCTTCCGCCGGCTGTTCATCGTCGCCACGCGCGTCTGA
- a CDS encoding class I SAM-dependent methyltransferase → MVAETTSFDARAETWDEDPMKTARAEAVAAAMRAGARWQPGMHGLEFGCGTGLLSFALRDRFDAIVMADTSAGMLDVLRRKIARTDAVGLEPRLLDAGAGGLADTLAGERVDMIFSLMTLHHVPDTDGILAQFAEALPVGGQLCIADLDAEDGSFHAHDPSVHNGFDRGALERRLVAAGFGAVRFSTVFSIAKGTPARDYPVFLMIAEKIA, encoded by the coding sequence ATGGTGGCAGAAACGACGAGTTTCGATGCACGGGCGGAGACCTGGGACGAGGATCCGATGAAGACGGCGCGGGCCGAGGCGGTGGCGGCAGCGATGCGTGCCGGGGCGCGTTGGCAGCCCGGCATGCACGGCCTTGAATTCGGCTGCGGGACAGGTCTGCTGAGCTTCGCGCTGCGCGACCGCTTCGATGCCATCGTAATGGCCGACACCTCGGCGGGGATGCTCGACGTGCTGCGGCGCAAGATCGCCCGGACGGACGCCGTCGGTCTTGAGCCGCGTCTGCTCGACGCCGGGGCGGGCGGCCTCGCCGATACGCTGGCGGGTGAGCGCGTCGACATGATCTTTTCGCTGATGACGCTGCATCACGTCCCTGATACCGACGGCATCCTGGCGCAGTTCGCCGAGGCGCTTCCCGTTGGCGGCCAGCTCTGCATTGCCGACCTCGACGCCGAGGACGGCTCGTTCCACGCGCACGATCCCTCGGTTCATAACGGATTCGACCGGGGGGCGCTCGAACGGCGACTCGTTGCGGCGGGGTTTGGCGCAGTCCGCTTCTCCACCGTGTTTTCGATTGCCAAGGGTACGCCGGCGCGCGACTATCCGGTCTTCCTGATGATTGCCGAGAAGATCGCATAG
- a CDS encoding nucleoside recognition family protein, which produces MQEFLKILFASGQKGFELAFFILMPIMVFMMAIMRVLDQKGVLRRVAILAAPVLLIFGIPGLGVFAIVQILFVSFAAPVSTFRIMDQDTAISDRKIAAGFAAILCMSQANATLPLSAFGLNLPVVMATSVIGGLVSAALTYRFFAAHLADSVELPAEEEIHASRSNQNIVQMILAGGEEGFQLVLKAVPVLVLAVLLVNVLKAVGAIGLLESLCGPLFTSIGVAPASVLPIVTKYLAGGTAMMGTTLPMLQDGTLTVLDLNRIAGFTINTLDPVGLAVLVSAGPRFSSFAVPAIKGAAFGILVRGVLHLIFF; this is translated from the coding sequence ATGCAGGAATTCCTCAAGATTCTCTTCGCTTCCGGGCAAAAAGGCTTCGAACTCGCCTTCTTCATCCTGATGCCGATCATGGTCTTCATGATGGCGATCATGCGCGTGCTCGACCAGAAGGGCGTGCTGCGCCGTGTCGCCATCCTCGCCGCGCCGGTGCTGCTGATCTTCGGTATTCCGGGACTCGGCGTCTTCGCCATCGTCCAGATTCTCTTCGTCAGCTTCGCCGCGCCTGTCTCGACCTTCCGCATCATGGATCAGGACACGGCGATTTCCGACCGCAAGATCGCCGCCGGATTTGCCGCCATCCTCTGCATGTCGCAGGCCAACGCCACGCTGCCACTGTCGGCCTTCGGCCTCAACCTGCCGGTGGTCATGGCGACCTCGGTGATCGGCGGACTTGTCTCGGCGGCGCTGACCTACCGCTTTTTCGCCGCGCATCTCGCCGACAGCGTCGAGTTGCCGGCGGAGGAAGAAATCCACGCCAGCCGCAGTAACCAGAACATCGTCCAGATGATCCTCGCCGGCGGCGAGGAGGGGTTTCAATTGGTGCTCAAGGCCGTGCCGGTGCTGGTGCTGGCGGTGCTGCTCGTCAACGTGCTCAAGGCCGTCGGCGCCATCGGCCTCCTGGAATCGCTGTGCGGACCGCTCTTCACGTCGATCGGCGTGGCGCCGGCCTCGGTCCTGCCGATCGTCACCAAGTATCTTGCCGGTGGCACGGCGATGATGGGTACCACCCTGCCGATGCTGCAGGACGGGACGCTGACCGTGCTTGACCTCAACCGCATCGCCGGCTTCACCATCAACACGCTTGATCCGGTCGGGCTTGCCGTGCTGGTGTCGGCCGGTCCGCGCTTCTCGTCCTTCGCCGTGCCGGCGATCAAGGGCGCGGCCTTCGGCATCCTGGTGCGCGGCGTCCTGCATCTCATCTTCTTCTGA
- a CDS encoding AzlC family ABC transporter permease produces MSSPEPDAAPPLSALALTTPVAMGYIPLGIVFGFLFVQAGGAGWLAILASIFVYAGASQYMMIPMLAAGLPIGTIALATLVVNLRHVFYGLSLLDRFPARGPLRAYLIFALTDETFSLLTTLPASTPPRRLALVAALNHFWWVLGSSIGAIAGAQARLTLAGLDFCLAALFAVLTVEQWRSKQSPAPLWIALGAYAIVTVLAPSHALLLAIALSVLGGVFWQSRATPATEAAND; encoded by the coding sequence ATGTCCTCACCCGAACCTGACGCCGCCCCGCCGCTCTCCGCGCTGGCGCTGACCACGCCGGTGGCGATGGGCTACATCCCGCTCGGCATCGTCTTCGGCTTTCTCTTTGTTCAGGCCGGCGGCGCCGGCTGGCTTGCCATTCTCGCCAGCATCTTCGTCTATGCCGGCGCCTCGCAGTACATGATGATCCCGATGCTCGCCGCCGGCCTGCCGATCGGCACCATCGCGCTGGCGACGCTGGTCGTCAATCTGCGCCACGTCTTCTACGGACTGTCGTTGCTCGACCGCTTTCCGGCGCGCGGCCCGCTGCGCGCTTACCTGATCTTCGCGCTGACCGACGAAACCTTCTCGCTGCTGACGACGCTGCCGGCCAGCACACCGCCGCGTCGGCTGGCGCTCGTCGCCGCGCTCAACCACTTCTGGTGGGTGCTGGGCAGCAGCATCGGCGCGATTGCCGGCGCCCAGGCGCGCCTGACGCTCGCCGGTCTCGACTTTTGCCTCGCCGCGCTGTTTGCCGTGCTGACGGTCGAACAATGGCGCAGCAAACAGAGCCCGGCACCGCTCTGGATCGCTCTCGGCGCCTATGCCATCGTCACCGTGCTGGCGCCCTCGCATGCGCTGCTGCTGGCGATCGCCCTGAGCGTGCTCGGCGGCGTTTTCTGGCAGTCGCGCGCAACACCCGCCACGGAGGCCGCCAATGATTGA
- a CDS encoding sulfite exporter TauE/SafE family protein — protein sequence MPESGYLALFLVGLLGGGHCIGMCGGIVGALSFGGTARPGLHLAYNAGRIASYAAAGALAGVLGGGLDAAGTALSAQWPLRVGLAVAANLMLILLGLYLMGATRSLAWIERGGQHLWRRVAPLTRGFLPARTLGQALALGALWGWLPCGLVYSALISALTTGSAWRGAATMLAFGLGTLPALLLAGLLATRLNEMLARPVVRLLVGLAVVLIGIRGGAHALGLGM from the coding sequence ATGCCTGAATCCGGTTATCTCGCGCTTTTCCTGGTCGGCCTGCTCGGCGGCGGGCATTGCATCGGCATGTGCGGCGGCATCGTCGGCGCGCTCTCGTTCGGTGGCACGGCGCGGCCGGGGCTGCATCTTGCCTACAATGCCGGTCGCATCGCCAGCTATGCGGCGGCCGGGGCGCTCGCCGGCGTGCTCGGCGGCGGTCTCGACGCTGCCGGCACGGCACTGTCGGCGCAGTGGCCGCTGCGCGTCGGGCTGGCGGTGGCGGCCAACCTGATGCTGATCCTGCTCGGGCTGTATCTCATGGGGGCGACGCGCAGCCTCGCCTGGATCGAACGCGGTGGTCAGCATCTGTGGCGGCGCGTGGCGCCGCTGACGCGGGGCTTCCTGCCGGCGCGCACGCTCGGTCAGGCGCTGGCGCTCGGCGCGCTCTGGGGCTGGCTGCCCTGCGGTCTCGTCTATAGCGCGCTGATTTCGGCGCTGACCACCGGCTCGGCCTGGCGCGGCGCGGCGACGATGCTGGCCTTCGGGCTCGGCACTTTGCCGGCCTTGTTGCTGGCCGGATTGTTGGCGACCCGCCTGAACGAAATGCTGGCGCGGCCGGTCGTACGCCTTTTGGTCGGGCTGGCGGTGGTGCTGATCGGTATCCGTGGTGGCGCCCATGCGCTCGGCCTCGGAATGTGA
- the hemN gene encoding oxygen-independent coproporphyrinogen III oxidase, with protein sequence MTAMTDHVVFDPQLIRRFDINGPRYTSYPTADRFADQFNPDICRHWLSHRNSDGARQQLSLYFHIPFCSTICYYCACNKIITKDHGRSAKYLRYLAREVALQQSFLADGDNVVEQLHWGGGTPTFLSHDEMRQLMAITRRHFQLVEGGEYSIEVDPRKVDHATVALLGELGFNRMSIGVQDFDERVQEAINRIQSEAETMAVIDAARANGFKSISLDLIYGLPRQSVEGFERTLDRVLAASPDRLSIYNYAHLPSLFKPQRRILESDMPSADQRLQILSLAISKLTAAGYVFIGMDHFAKPDDELAIAQRERRLHRNFQGYSTHSDCDMLAFGISSISKVGPTYYQNVKTLDEYYGLLDEGKLPVFKGIELDADDIIRRSIIQSLMCHFELSFPAVERAHGLEFKTYFATEIAALDEMVQAGLVRLEDDRLVVLPPGRMLIRAISMVFDRRLRADRENKRYSKVI encoded by the coding sequence ATGACTGCCATGACCGACCACGTCGTTTTCGACCCGCAACTGATCCGCCGCTTCGACATCAACGGACCGCGTTACACCTCGTATCCGACGGCCGATCGCTTCGCCGACCAGTTCAATCCCGACATCTGCCGCCACTGGCTGTCGCACCGTAATTCGGACGGTGCGCGGCAGCAGTTGTCGTTGTATTTTCACATCCCGTTCTGCAGCACGATCTGTTACTACTGCGCCTGCAACAAGATCATCACCAAGGACCACGGACGCTCGGCCAAGTATTTGCGTTATCTGGCGCGGGAAGTCGCGCTGCAGCAGAGCTTCCTCGCCGACGGCGACAACGTTGTCGAGCAGCTGCACTGGGGCGGCGGTACGCCGACCTTCCTGTCGCACGACGAAATGCGCCAGTTGATGGCGATCACGCGTCGCCACTTCCAGCTGGTTGAAGGCGGCGAGTATTCGATCGAGGTTGATCCGCGCAAGGTCGACCATGCGACCGTCGCCTTGCTCGGCGAACTCGGTTTCAACCGCATGAGCATCGGCGTGCAGGATTTCGACGAGCGCGTGCAGGAAGCGATCAACCGCATTCAGAGCGAGGCCGAGACGATGGCCGTGATCGATGCGGCGCGCGCCAACGGCTTCAAATCGATCAGCCTTGACCTGATCTACGGCCTGCCGCGGCAGAGTGTGGAGGGCTTCGAGCGGACGCTCGATCGCGTGCTGGCGGCAAGTCCCGATCGCCTGTCGATCTACAACTACGCGCATCTGCCCAGTTTGTTCAAACCGCAGCGGCGCATCCTCGAGAGCGACATGCCGAGCGCCGACCAGCGTCTGCAGATTCTCTCGCTGGCGATTTCCAAGCTGACCGCCGCCGGCTACGTCTTCATCGGCATGGATCACTTCGCCAAGCCCGATGATGAACTCGCCATCGCCCAGCGCGAGCGGCGCCTGCACCGCAATTTCCAGGGCTATTCGACGCATTCCGACTGCGACATGCTGGCCTTCGGCATCTCGTCGATCAGCAAGGTCGGCCCGACCTACTACCAGAACGTCAAGACGCTCGACGAGTACTACGGCCTGCTCGACGAAGGGAAACTGCCGGTATTCAAGGGCATCGAACTCGATGCTGACGACATCATCCGGCGCTCAATCATCCAGTCGCTGATGTGCCACTTCGAGCTGTCGTTCCCGGCGGTCGAACGCGCTCACGGGCTTGAGTTCAAGACCTATTTCGCCACCGAGATCGCCGCCCTCGACGAGATGGTGCAGGCCGGGCTGGTGCGCCTGGAGGACGATCGCCTGGTCGTGCTGCCGCCGGGGCGGATGTTGATCCGCGCCATTTCGATGGTCTTCGACCGGCGTCTGCGCGCCGATCGCGAGAACAAGCGTTATTCCAAGGTGATTTGA
- a CDS encoding AzlD domain-containing protein has product MIDERTALAAIAAMTAVTFALRALPFVATRWLQRHAIVRRLGQFLPLAIMTLLVVHAAAGAAREHAAGPWFELISIAIVVVLQWTRRNALLSIAVGTAVYVALRNFA; this is encoded by the coding sequence ATGATTGACGAACGTACCGCCCTCGCCGCCATCGCCGCGATGACGGCCGTCACCTTCGCGCTGCGCGCGCTGCCCTTCGTCGCAACGCGCTGGCTGCAACGCCATGCGATCGTCCGCCGCCTCGGCCAGTTTCTGCCGCTGGCGATCATGACGCTGCTGGTCGTCCATGCGGCGGCCGGCGCCGCGCGCGAACACGCCGCAGGCCCCTGGTTCGAACTGATCTCGATCGCCATCGTCGTCGTTCTGCAGTGGACGCGCCGCAACGCGTTGCTCAGCATCGCCGTCGGCACCGCCGTCTACGTCGCGCTGCGCAATTTCGCCTGA
- a CDS encoding ABC transporter substrate-binding protein: MMIDWLRRALAALCLVAGAVAAEPMVLYAATDRQVVEPLVADFQALHPDIRVEYHDLNSGELHERFLSELGSTRQADVLWSSAMNLQFKLVNDGYAAPYQSAETAALPAWAIWKGEAFGVTFEPVVFAYNTKRLAADAVPRTHAELVRFLERSPQRGLRVASYDPRGSGLGYLLHTQDMEANPVAFWNLIRAFGRTGVILEPSTAEMLEHLSVGRAALGYNVLLSYAMNRAAVDPNIGLLLPRDYTLVLSRIAFINRQAPHPQAARRWIDYLLSQRGQAMINRVGLFSVREDVPAGDHSVVELRRQMGSALRPVVISTGLLTYLDKMKRELFLSRWDAALSAPR; encoded by the coding sequence ATGATGATCGACTGGCTGCGGCGCGCGCTGGCGGCGCTGTGCCTGGTCGCTGGCGCGGTCGCGGCGGAGCCGATGGTACTGTATGCGGCAACCGACCGGCAAGTTGTTGAACCGCTGGTCGCCGATTTCCAGGCGCTGCATCCGGATATCCGGGTCGAGTATCACGACCTCAATTCCGGTGAGCTGCACGAGCGTTTCCTCAGCGAACTCGGCAGTACCCGGCAGGCCGACGTGCTCTGGAGTTCGGCGATGAATCTCCAGTTCAAGCTGGTCAACGACGGTTATGCCGCGCCTTATCAGTCGGCCGAGACGGCGGCCTTGCCGGCCTGGGCGATCTGGAAGGGCGAGGCCTTCGGCGTCACCTTCGAGCCGGTGGTCTTCGCCTACAACACGAAACGCCTGGCGGCCGACGCGGTGCCGCGCACGCATGCCGAACTCGTCCGCTTTCTCGAACGTTCGCCGCAGCGTGGCCTGCGCGTCGCGTCCTACGATCCGCGCGGTTCCGGCCTTGGCTATCTGCTGCATACACAGGACATGGAAGCCAATCCGGTGGCCTTCTGGAACCTGATCCGCGCTTTTGGCCGCACCGGTGTGATTCTCGAACCGTCGACGGCCGAGATGCTCGAACACCTGTCGGTCGGCCGCGCCGCGCTTGGCTACAACGTGCTTTTGTCCTACGCGATGAACCGGGCGGCGGTCGATCCGAATATCGGCCTCCTGCTGCCGAGGGATTACACGCTGGTGCTGAGCCGCATCGCCTTCATCAACCGGCAGGCGCCGCATCCGCAGGCGGCACGCCGCTGGATCGACTATCTGCTGTCGCAGCGCGGGCAGGCGATGATCAACCGGGTCGGGCTGTTCTCGGTGCGCGAGGACGTGCCCGCCGGCGATCACTCGGTCGTCGAACTGCGGCGCCAGATGGGCTCGGCCTTGCGGCCGGTGGTCATCAGCACGGGGCTTCTCACCTATCTCGACAAGATGAAGCGCGAGCTTTTCCTCAGTCGCTGGGATGCGGCGCTGTCGGCGCCGCGCTGA
- a CDS encoding response regulator → MRLLLVEDHAELAVWVAKSLRQTGFVVDVIDRGDHAATALLTQGYDLAILDLSLPGMDGLEILQRIRHQERTAQLPVLILTARGTAEDRVRGLNLGADDYLPKPFELSELEARVRALLRRSHQQAPVVRLGPLAFDTTTRMVTVDERPLALTKRELAVLEALLARKGKPVTRDALFEKVFGFDDDAQPESIELYIHRLRKKLDGTGVAVTTLRGLGYLVSEEGAGAA, encoded by the coding sequence ATGCGCCTCCTGCTCGTTGAAGATCATGCCGAACTCGCCGTCTGGGTTGCCAAGTCGCTGCGCCAGACGGGCTTCGTCGTCGACGTCATCGACCGCGGCGACCACGCCGCCACGGCCCTGCTCACGCAAGGCTATGACCTCGCCATCCTCGACCTGTCGCTGCCCGGCATGGACGGGCTCGAAATCCTGCAACGCATCCGTCATCAGGAGCGCACCGCCCAGCTGCCGGTGCTGATCCTGACCGCGCGCGGCACGGCGGAAGACCGCGTCCGCGGCCTCAACCTCGGTGCCGACGACTACCTGCCTAAACCTTTCGAACTCTCCGAACTCGAAGCCCGCGTCCGCGCCCTCTTGCGGCGTAGCCACCAGCAAGCGCCGGTCGTCCGTCTCGGTCCGCTCGCTTTCGACACGACAACGCGGATGGTCACCGTCGACGAACGTCCGCTGGCGCTGACCAAGCGCGAACTCGCCGTGCTGGAAGCGCTGCTTGCGCGCAAGGGCAAGCCGGTGACGCGCGACGCGCTGTTCGAGAAGGTCTTCGGTTTCGACGACGACGCCCAGCCCGAAAGCATCGAGCTCTACATCCACCGCCTGCGCAAGAAACTCGACGGCACCGGCGTCGCCGTCACGACGCTGCGCGGCCTCGGCTATCTCGTCTCGGAAGAAGGCGCCGGTGCGGCCTGA
- the dcuC gene encoding C4-dicarboxylate transporter DcuC has translation MLIVIGAIVVAITVYLMVKQYETRLVLFGAGMFLALCAGEPMAPFKAFSHAMQENKLFEAIIAVMGFAMVMKLTQCDQHLIQSLVKPLRKAGPLLIPGATLVTFFINTSITSSAGCSAAVGSILIPIMLAAGVHPAIAAAAIYAGTYGAIFNPGYAQVALVAEVAKASNMEVVSNHFMTMLATGMIGAFSLLVVALLLKENKGYVVPSDKQLPADFTVHPVKALVPLIPLVLLLLGSFGLVPALKQLAISHAMIIGVFVAFAVTRTNPQKISKEFWHGAGDSFGHVFGIIICALVFVSGLKSVGMIQAMTDAMVHTPAIAKISATFGPFILGVLSGSGDAAAVAFNRAVTPEAAKFGLAAIDMGSAAAIAGALGRSMSPIAGGMVICAGFAGCSPLESAKRNAPGMFIACCVTMWMMLYK, from the coding sequence ATGCTGATTGTCATCGGCGCGATCGTCGTCGCCATCACCGTCTATCTGATGGTCAAACAATACGAGACCCGGCTCGTGCTCTTCGGCGCCGGCATGTTCCTGGCCCTGTGCGCCGGCGAGCCGATGGCGCCGTTCAAGGCCTTCTCGCACGCCATGCAGGAAAACAAGCTCTTCGAGGCGATCATCGCCGTCATGGGCTTCGCCATGGTGATGAAGCTGACGCAATGCGACCAGCATCTCATCCAGTCGCTCGTCAAGCCGCTGCGCAAAGCCGGCCCGCTGCTGATTCCCGGTGCGACGCTGGTGACCTTCTTCATCAACACCTCGATCACCAGCTCGGCCGGCTGCTCGGCCGCCGTCGGTTCGATCCTGATCCCGATCATGCTCGCCGCCGGCGTACATCCGGCCATCGCCGCCGCCGCCATCTACGCGGGCACCTACGGCGCCATCTTCAACCCCGGCTATGCCCAGGTCGCGCTCGTCGCCGAAGTGGCCAAGGCCTCGAACATGGAAGTCGTCTCCAACCACTTCATGACCATGCTTGCCACCGGCATGATCGGCGCATTCTCGCTGCTCGTCGTCGCGCTGCTGCTCAAGGAAAACAAGGGCTACGTCGTGCCGAGCGACAAGCAACTGCCGGCCGACTTCACCGTCCATCCGGTCAAGGCCCTGGTGCCGCTGATTCCGCTGGTGCTCCTGCTGCTCGGCAGCTTCGGCCTCGTCCCGGCGCTCAAGCAGCTCGCCATCTCCCATGCGATGATCATCGGCGTCTTCGTCGCCTTCGCCGTCACCCGCACCAACCCGCAGAAGATCTCCAAGGAATTCTGGCACGGTGCCGGCGACTCCTTCGGTCATGTCTTCGGCATCATCATCTGCGCCCTCGTCTTCGTCTCCGGCCTCAAATCGGTCGGCATGATCCAGGCGATGACCGACGCCATGGTGCACACGCCGGCGATCGCCAAGATCAGCGCCACCTTCGGCCCCTTCATCCTCGGTGTCCTGAGCGGTTCCGGCGATGCCGCCGCCGTCGCCTTCAACCGCGCCGTGACGCCGGAAGCCGCCAAGTTCGGTCTCGCCGCCATCGACATGGGCAGCGCCGCGGCAATTGCCGGCGCGCTCGGTCGCAGCATGTCGCCGATCGCCGGCGGCATGGTCATCTGCGCCGGATTCGCCGGTTGCTCGCCGCTTGAATCGGCCAAACGCAACGCGCCTGGCATGTTCATCGCCTGCTGTGTCACCATGTGGATGATGCTCTACAAATAA
- a CDS encoding sensor histidine kinase N-terminal domain-containing protein, whose product MRPDTTAPASLRQRLAWWMIPAWAVILTVTAVWSYKSAMSAVNHAYDRSLTTAIKAIAENTHATEGRVIADIPYSAMDLFDDEVQERIFYAIIGADGKLLTGYEDLVPPPLLRLSGEPAMTDSRFRDHDVRLAAMKKRLFDPELEHGDTVTIVFAETIEARTHLALQLFFGGLRWQILLIVSCGILIVFALSRTFRPLLALCESIRKRDAEDLTPVPEGGVPSEVLPLIAAINVHIGRLGRMLEARRRFLADAAHQIRTPLAVLGAQAEYGERQADPEEMRQTLSSMRSSIRSTKHMANQMLTLARAEQVNGLIQEHSRIDLVELVREVTGDFALLALDRQIELAFETDTPRIDFDGSPVMLREMVSNLVDNALRYTPAGGHVTVMLRRDGDNIGLRVCDDGPGIAPGEREAVFKRFYRILGSGNSEGSGLGLSIVREVCLAHGGSIRLDDGPSGRGLCVELLLKAD is encoded by the coding sequence GTGCGGCCTGACACGACAGCGCCTGCCAGCCTGCGCCAGCGGCTGGCCTGGTGGATGATCCCGGCCTGGGCGGTGATCCTGACGGTCACCGCCGTCTGGTCGTACAAGAGCGCGATGAGCGCCGTCAACCACGCCTACGACCGCTCGCTCACCACCGCCATCAAGGCGATCGCCGAAAACACCCACGCCACTGAAGGGCGGGTCATCGCCGACATTCCGTATTCGGCGATGGATCTCTTCGACGACGAAGTCCAGGAACGCATCTTCTACGCCATCATCGGCGCCGACGGCAAGCTGCTGACCGGCTACGAGGACCTCGTTCCGCCGCCCCTGTTGCGCCTTTCCGGCGAACCGGCGATGACCGACTCGCGCTTCCGCGACCATGACGTCCGACTCGCCGCAATGAAGAAACGCCTCTTCGATCCGGAACTCGAACACGGCGACACCGTCACCATCGTCTTCGCCGAAACGATCGAGGCGCGCACGCACCTCGCGCTGCAACTATTCTTCGGCGGGCTGCGCTGGCAGATCCTGCTGATCGTCTCCTGCGGCATCCTCATCGTTTTCGCCCTCTCGCGCACCTTCCGGCCGCTGCTCGCACTCTGCGAATCGATCCGCAAACGCGACGCCGAGGACCTCACGCCGGTGCCCGAAGGGGGCGTGCCATCCGAGGTCCTGCCGCTGATCGCCGCGATCAACGTCCATATCGGCCGGCTCGGGCGGATGCTCGAAGCGCGCCGCCGCTTCCTCGCCGACGCCGCCCACCAGATCCGCACGCCGCTCGCCGTGCTCGGCGCCCAGGCCGAATACGGTGAACGCCAAGCCGATCCGGAGGAAATGCGCCAGACGCTGTCGAGCATGCGCAGCAGCATCCGGAGCACCAAGCACATGGCCAACCAGATGCTGACGCTGGCGCGCGCCGAACAGGTCAACGGCCTGATCCAGGAGCACAGCCGGATCGACCTCGTCGAACTGGTGCGCGAGGTCACCGGCGATTTCGCCCTGCTCGCGCTCGACCGCCAGATCGAACTCGCCTTCGAGACCGACACGCCGCGCATCGACTTCGACGGCAGCCCCGTGATGCTGCGCGAGATGGTCTCCAATCTCGTCGACAATGCCTTGCGCTATACGCCGGCCGGCGGCCACGTCACCGTCATGCTGCGACGCGATGGCGACAATATCGGATTGCGCGTCTGCGACGACGGTCCCGGCATCGCGCCGGGCGAACGCGAAGCGGTGTTCAAGCGCTTCTACCGCATCCTCGGCAGCGGCAACAGCGAGGGCAGCGGCCTCGGCCTCTCGATCGTGCGCGAAGTCTGCCTCGCCCACGGCGGCAGCATCCGCCTCGACGATGGCCCGTCAGGGCGCGGACTCTGCGTCGAACTCCTCCTGAAAGCCGATTGA